The genomic interval CTCCGGCACGCGGACGGGGGTGGAGCCGGATTGGAGGAGGGCGACGGATTCCGTGGCGTCGGGCAACCCGCCGCGCCCACGCATCAGCACCGGTGCGGCGATTGCGATGCCGGCCAGCGCCGCCGCCAGCGCGCCCCACCGTGCCGGGCGCGCGAAGAAGCCCGCCCGGCGCGGGGCGAGCCGGATCACGCCGTCCGCCGCATCATGGGGATCGGTGAAAGAGGCCGGCGCATCGGACAGGTCCAGCTCGCCGGTGGCTTCCAGGATCTCGGCGTACAGCTCGTAGTCCTCGTCGCTCTCGGCGAGGAGCGCCATCGCGCGCTCGCGCTCGGGCCCGTGCAGGTGCCCGTCCGCGAGCGCGGCGAGAAGCTCGACGCCGCTCACGGCGCCGTCCAGGTGCGCACCGGCGGCGGACGAATCCGCCCCGCTCTCGCGCTCGTTCAACCGAACCTCCTCGTGGCGGCAAGGCTTTCCAGATGTGACGGACCGGCCAGCGGCATTTCCCCTCGCGAAGTCCCGTTTCTCACGACTGCAGCCCTCCCATCATCTCCCGGACCGTCTCGACCGAGACGCCGGCGGCCTCCAGATCCTTGCGCAGCAGCGCCATGACCCGGTCCAGCCGCTTGAAGAGCTGCTTGGGGTCCCGCTGCGTGCCGCGTGCCACGTCGGTCACCTTCATCCCGTCCCAGTACTTCATCCGCAGCGCCACCTGGTCTTCCGGGGGCAGCCGGCCGATCGCGGCGAAGAGTGCCTGCACGGCTCGCGCACGCACGGTCTCGGTTTCCTCGTCCAGCACCGCCGCGTCGGCGCCGGGGCTGGAGGCGGGGGTAGCTTCGAGCACCTCGGCGTCCACCGCCACGGGGCGCAGCGGCGGGCGCGGGGGCAGCTCCGCGATCATCCGCTCGATCTGCTGCGGCGGCAGGTCGGTCTCGCCCGAGGTGCGCACGACCTCCACGGCGGCGCCCCAGCGCATGCCGTCGCGGTGCACCAGCCGCTCCAGCCGCATCGCC from Longimicrobiaceae bacterium carries:
- a CDS encoding sigma-70 family RNA polymerase sigma factor; amino-acid sequence: MPERQDYAALYEAHDERIDRIITYFSGKAGLRGDDAEDFASWVKTKLIGDDYAVFRKYQGKSALPTYLVAVIANLSKEYRVARQGRWRPSAAARRKGELAMRLERLVHRDGMRWGAAVEVVRTSGETDLPPQQIERMIAELPPRPPLRPVAVDAEVLEATPASSPGADAAVLDEETETVRARAVQALFAAIGRLPPEDQVALRMKYWDGMKVTDVARGTQRDPKQLFKRLDRVMALLRKDLEAAGVSVETVREMMGGLQS